The following are from one region of the Leeia speluncae genome:
- a CDS encoding LysR substrate-binding domain-containing protein — MPVSGQLMIDNGEALLTAARNGLGLILQPLELLAEDIASGRLVEVLPDFPLPVRQFHLIYAKDRRMTPKLSAFIAFAIETFGPNAVTKPSPSAD; from the coding sequence GTGCCAGTCTCTGGGCAATTGATGATTGATAATGGTGAGGCATTATTAACGGCAGCAAGAAATGGGCTAGGTTTAATTTTACAACCGTTAGAATTACTCGCAGAAGATATTGCCTCTGGCAGATTAGTTGAAGTTCTGCCTGACTTTCCATTACCGGTTAGACAATTTCATCTAATCTACGCCAAAGATAGACGGATGACGCCAAAGTTAAGTGCCTTTATTGCCTTCGCCATTGAAACATTTGGCCCCAATGCTGTCACAAAACCGTCACCGTCTGCAGATTGA
- the arsB gene encoding ACR3 family arsenite efflux transporter encodes MNKPTPMSFFERYLTVWVFLCIVLGILLGQFLPSLFQQIGAMEIAKVNLPVGLLIWVMIIPMLVKVDFSTIHEVRQHVKGIGVTLFVNWLVKPFSMALLGWLFVRTLFAHLLPADQLDSYIAGLILLAAAPCTAMVFVWSRLTNGDPLFTLSQVALNDAIMVVAFAPIVGLLLGISSITVPWATLITSVVLYIIIPVILAQIWRKKLMSRGNEAFEVAMQRIAPWSITALLATLVLLFAFQGEQIIKQPLIIALLAVPILIQVVFNSGLAYWLNRKLGEKHNVACPSALIGASNFFELAVAAAISLFGFHSGAALATVVGVLIEVPVMLLVVKVVNASKPWYEQGCK; translated from the coding sequence ATGAACAAACCAACACCGATGAGCTTTTTTGAAAGATACCTAACTGTTTGGGTATTTTTATGTATTGTACTGGGCATTTTGCTAGGTCAATTTTTGCCAAGCCTTTTCCAGCAAATTGGCGCGATGGAGATAGCAAAGGTCAATCTACCAGTAGGCTTACTCATTTGGGTAATGATTATCCCGATGTTGGTAAAAGTAGACTTTTCTACCATTCATGAAGTTCGCCAACACGTTAAAGGAATTGGCGTTACCTTGTTTGTAAACTGGCTGGTTAAACCATTTTCGATGGCGTTGCTTGGCTGGCTGTTTGTGCGTACCTTATTTGCACACCTTTTACCTGCAGATCAACTAGATAGCTACATTGCTGGGTTAATTTTACTCGCTGCCGCACCTTGTACGGCCATGGTGTTTGTCTGGAGCCGGCTAACCAACGGAGATCCATTATTTACGTTATCTCAAGTAGCGTTAAACGATGCCATTATGGTGGTTGCTTTCGCACCAATTGTGGGTTTATTACTCGGTATTTCTTCAATTACCGTGCCTTGGGCCACCTTAATTACCTCGGTCGTTTTGTACATTATTATCCCTGTCATCTTGGCGCAAATTTGGCGTAAGAAATTAATGTCACGCGGAAATGAGGCATTTGAAGTAGCCATGCAGCGTATAGCGCCGTGGTCTATCACCGCACTGCTAGCCACATTAGTGCTGTTGTTTGCCTTCCAAGGAGAACAGATTATTAAGCAGCCGCTAATTATTGCTTTGTTAGCGGTGCCCATCTTGATTCAAGTGGTGTTTAACTCTGGCCTTGCGTATTGGTTAAACCGGAAGTTGGGCGAAAAACATAATGTTGCCTGCCCTTCTGCACTAATTGGCGCATCTAACTTTTTTGAATTGGCCGTGGCGGCCGCCATTAGTTTATTTGGCTTTCATTCTGGCGCAGCGCTTGCCACAGTGGTGGGCGTGTTGATTGAGGTTCCTGTGATGCTATTGGTAGTAAAAGTAGTCAATGCATCTAAACCTTGGTATGAGCAAGGCTGCAAATAA
- a CDS encoding arsenate reductase ArsC, with protein MSNPIYNVLFLCTANSARSVMSEGVLATMGNGRFRCFSAGSKPSGRVNPHAIAMLDTIGYDTTQLRSKSWDEFGGDDAPKMDLIITVCGNAKNEVCPIWPGHPTSAHWGYEDPHGETEEELRASFEKIFAQIQRRTAYLMSLGEDAFAPERIKETVRSVAEFDVEAA; from the coding sequence ATGTCTAACCCAATCTATAATGTATTGTTTTTATGTACCGCCAACTCGGCAAGAAGTGTGATGAGTGAAGGTGTGCTCGCCACGATGGGCAATGGCCGCTTCCGTTGTTTTAGCGCGGGTAGCAAGCCTTCTGGCCGTGTTAACCCTCACGCTATTGCTATGCTAGATACCATTGGCTATGACACCACCCAACTTCGCTCTAAATCTTGGGATGAATTTGGGGGGGACGACGCACCAAAAATGGATTTGATCATTACGGTCTGTGGCAATGCCAAAAATGAAGTCTGCCCAATTTGGCCAGGCCACCCTACTTCTGCCCACTGGGGTTATGAAGACCCACATGGCGAAACAGAAGAAGAGCTACGTGCATCATTTGAGAAAATTTTCGCACAGATTCAACGCCGTACAGCCTACTTAATGAGCTTGGGTGAAGATGCATTTGCCCCAGAACGTATTAAAGAAACGGTTAGAAGCGTCGCTGAATTTGATGTAGAAGCGGCTTAA
- a CDS encoding sugar MFS transporter, with the protein MSNPHGAQNYQKPLVALTSLFFMWGLITSLNDILIPHLKGMFSLSYFEAALVQFCFFTAYFIVSFPAGRLVESWGFKRGIITGLLIAGAGCALFYPSASLASYPFFLASLFVLAAGITILQVAANPYVTILGPAKTASSRLNLTQAFNSLGTTVAPLLGAMLILTQQHADGSKLSAAENAASVQGPYLVLAVALVVIALAFAYLQLPEVSLKEDQQAASANDSNVKSVWAYRHLSLGVVAIFAYVGGEVSIGSFLVNFMEQKSIAALSLEEAGKMLSFYWGGAMIGRFAGSAIMRVVPANKVLAFNAAIVVVFILLSMLIGGHTAMWLMLGIGLFNSIMFPTIFSLALQGLGKWTSAGSGALCMAIVGGALMPVIQAWFADNINLLMSFSIPMVCYLYILFYGLKGYQPKSA; encoded by the coding sequence ATGTCTAATCCTCATGGCGCACAAAACTATCAAAAACCCTTGGTAGCCTTAACCTCATTATTTTTCATGTGGGGCTTAATTACTTCTTTAAATGACATTCTGATTCCTCATTTAAAAGGGATGTTTTCTCTAAGCTACTTTGAAGCTGCGTTGGTGCAATTTTGCTTCTTTACGGCTTATTTTATTGTGTCTTTTCCTGCTGGCCGTCTGGTTGAAAGCTGGGGCTTTAAGCGCGGCATTATTACAGGGCTGTTAATTGCCGGTGCTGGCTGTGCCTTGTTTTACCCTTCTGCTAGTTTGGCTTCTTACCCCTTCTTTTTGGCATCACTATTTGTACTTGCTGCAGGTATTACTATTTTGCAGGTGGCTGCCAACCCGTATGTCACTATTCTTGGCCCAGCCAAAACAGCATCTAGCCGCTTAAATCTAACCCAAGCATTTAACTCATTAGGTACAACTGTCGCACCACTACTTGGGGCTATGCTAATTCTGACGCAACAACATGCAGATGGAAGTAAGCTATCCGCTGCCGAAAACGCTGCATCAGTGCAAGGCCCGTATTTAGTGCTAGCAGTTGCGTTGGTTGTCATTGCTTTGGCGTTTGCCTATTTACAATTGCCAGAGGTTTCTTTGAAAGAAGACCAGCAAGCCGCTAGTGCAAATGATTCAAACGTCAAAAGCGTATGGGCGTATCGCCATCTTTCATTAGGCGTGGTGGCAATTTTTGCTTATGTTGGTGGTGAGGTATCGATTGGCAGTTTCTTAGTAAACTTTATGGAGCAAAAATCCATTGCCGCACTTAGCTTAGAAGAAGCAGGCAAAATGCTTTCTTTCTATTGGGGTGGTGCAATGATTGGCCGCTTTGCGGGTAGTGCCATTATGCGTGTGGTGCCAGCGAATAAAGTATTGGCGTTTAATGCTGCTATCGTTGTGGTGTTTATCTTGCTATCTATGCTCATTGGCGGACACACTGCCATGTGGCTAATGTTGGGAATTGGACTGTTTAACTCGATCATGTTTCCAACCATTTTCTCTTTAGCCCTGCAAGGCTTAGGCAAATGGACTAGCGCAGGATCTGGCGCATTATGTATGGCGATTGTTGGTGGTGCGTTAATGCCGGTGATTCAAGCTTGGTTTGCAGATAACATTAATCTACTCATGTCGTTCTCTATTCCAATGGTGTGTTACCTATACATCCTGTTTTATGGATTAAAAGGCTACCAGCCAAAGTCTGCTTAA
- a CDS encoding ArsR/SmtB family transcription factor, translating into MMEQRTATQIFESLSSGIRLDVFRLLVSFAPNGLVAGEIANQLDLPATNLSFHLKSLTQAGLVSVEQEGRFLRYRANLALMQSVISYLTEACCSNSSETSTTESSACCETSFSKC; encoded by the coding sequence ATGATGGAACAACGCACTGCCACGCAAATTTTTGAATCTCTCTCTTCTGGCATTCGTCTAGACGTGTTTCGATTATTAGTTAGCTTTGCACCAAATGGCCTTGTAGCAGGTGAAATTGCTAACCAATTAGATTTGCCAGCGACAAACCTTTCGTTTCATTTGAAATCACTCACGCAGGCGGGGCTGGTTTCTGTTGAGCAAGAAGGCCGTTTCCTTCGCTACCGTGCAAACTTGGCGCTCATGCAATCTGTGATTTCTTACTTAACAGAAGCTTGCTGCAGCAATAGTTCTGAAACATCTACCACCGAATCTTCTGCATGTTGCGAGACATCTTTCTCAAAATGCTGA
- the ydiJ gene encoding D-2-hydroxyglutarate dehydrogenase YdiJ produces the protein MIPRLDNQPAMLSIHQAFLTELAIHGFEGEIGQQQSDRLIAATDNSIYQRMPDAVVFPKHAQDVQLIAKIAAQSRFQSVVLAPRGGGTGTNGQSLTSGIVVDLSKHLNQILEINVEERWARVQSGVVKDQLNAALAPHGLFFAPELSTSNRATIGGMVNTDASGQGSCMYGKTRDHVLSLKTVLPGGLVYESEPIEGAELDAALDREDKVGEIHRLLDHIQDTYADEIEATFPKLNRCLTGYDLAHIYDEHGRFDLNAILCGSEGTLGMIVEAKINVLPIPTCSAILSVRYPDFDSALRDAPVLMKLNAASIETVDSLVLQLAQKDIIWHAVAEYFPANPNNEPTLGINLVEFVAMNETDLEKQLAEITAFMERDQTDKRFGYTIARGQKAVNQLWTMRKKSVGLLGGAAGDRRPLPFVEDTAVPPENLADYIAEFRALLDSHGLRYGMFGHADAGVLHVRPALDMKDTNQEPLIRTITEGVAALTKKYNGLLWGEHGKGLRSEYAPAFFGKLYPVLQQIKQTFDPFNQYNPGKIATIPGATLTAVDAVPLRGHFDRQIPIVVRQAYDEGLHCNGNGACYNYDQDDYMCPSWKVTRDRRHSPKGRASLLREWLRQLAQKGIQPVGKISQLSQLASLPKKLWFTISNTEKADFSHEVKSAMDGCLACKSCAGQCPIKVDVPSFRSKFLYYYHQRYLRPAKDYLVASMEFIAPIAAKLPAAYNLLTQSAIGSYLLEKLGLVHSPALKPLAIEPMLKQSLVQLATPAKLAALSDAQKANSVIIVQDVFTRYFEPKVLQDLILLLNHLGITPWLAPLLPNGKPLHVHGFLGWFEKVAKKNQQNLAPLATSGVPLVGVDPSMTLTYRGEYAKTLDAEQAIQVMLVQEWLNAWLKKQTNLPQAKVSATHWLLSHCSEKTSQPQSHLQWQSIYEQLGVTLKPLQTGCCGMAGTFGHEAKHRETSQAIYAQSWKKVVEDEAKRDHLVATGYSCRCQAKLESQTELPHPVSVLKTALVG, from the coding sequence ATGATCCCAAGATTAGATAACCAACCGGCCATGTTATCCATTCACCAAGCTTTCCTAACGGAATTGGCGATTCATGGTTTCGAGGGCGAAATTGGGCAACAGCAGAGTGATCGCCTCATTGCGGCGACAGATAACTCTATTTACCAAAGAATGCCAGATGCTGTGGTATTCCCTAAACATGCTCAGGATGTTCAGTTAATTGCCAAAATTGCTGCGCAATCACGGTTCCAATCTGTTGTCTTGGCGCCTAGAGGGGGCGGTACAGGGACAAACGGCCAATCACTCACATCAGGGATTGTGGTAGACCTTTCTAAGCATTTAAACCAGATTTTAGAAATTAATGTAGAAGAAAGATGGGCGAGGGTGCAAAGCGGTGTAGTAAAAGACCAACTAAATGCTGCCTTAGCGCCACATGGCTTATTTTTTGCACCAGAGTTATCGACATCAAACCGCGCAACGATTGGCGGCATGGTAAATACCGATGCTAGCGGTCAAGGCTCTTGCATGTACGGAAAAACCCGTGATCATGTGCTCTCGCTAAAAACGGTATTACCGGGCGGATTGGTTTATGAAAGTGAACCAATAGAAGGTGCAGAGCTAGATGCTGCTTTAGATAGAGAGGATAAGGTTGGTGAAATTCACCGCTTACTCGATCACATCCAAGATACATACGCAGATGAAATTGAAGCAACTTTCCCCAAGTTAAACCGTTGTTTAACTGGTTATGATCTTGCCCATATTTATGATGAACATGGCCGATTTGATCTAAATGCTATTTTATGCGGATCAGAGGGTACGCTTGGCATGATTGTTGAAGCCAAGATTAATGTGCTACCTATCCCCACTTGTAGCGCCATTTTATCGGTGAGATACCCAGATTTTGACAGCGCCTTGCGTGACGCACCGGTATTAATGAAGCTAAATGCGGCGTCTATCGAAACGGTGGATAGCCTTGTACTGCAATTGGCGCAAAAAGATATTATCTGGCACGCAGTGGCGGAGTATTTCCCTGCCAATCCAAACAACGAACCTACCTTAGGCATTAACTTGGTGGAGTTTGTGGCAATGAATGAGACCGATCTTGAAAAGCAATTAGCAGAGATCACCGCCTTTATGGAGCGGGACCAAACGGACAAACGCTTTGGTTATACCATTGCCCGCGGGCAAAAGGCAGTGAATCAACTATGGACAATGCGTAAGAAATCCGTTGGCTTGTTGGGTGGCGCAGCAGGAGACCGTCGCCCCTTACCTTTTGTAGAAGATACCGCTGTACCGCCAGAAAATTTGGCAGATTACATTGCCGAGTTCCGAGCCTTACTAGATAGCCATGGTTTACGTTACGGTATGTTCGGGCATGCTGATGCTGGCGTTTTGCACGTCAGACCAGCGCTAGATATGAAAGACACCAACCAAGAACCTCTTATTCGGACGATTACCGAAGGGGTGGCCGCCTTAACCAAAAAATATAACGGTTTGTTGTGGGGCGAACATGGTAAAGGTCTACGCTCTGAATACGCGCCCGCTTTTTTTGGCAAGCTCTACCCCGTACTGCAGCAAATCAAACAAACTTTTGACCCGTTTAACCAATATAACCCAGGTAAGATCGCGACTATCCCTGGGGCAACCTTAACGGCAGTAGATGCCGTACCTTTACGTGGGCATTTTGATCGCCAAATCCCGATTGTTGTGCGCCAAGCCTATGATGAGGGTTTGCATTGCAATGGGAATGGCGCTTGCTACAACTATGATCAAGATGACTACATGTGTCCATCTTGGAAGGTGACTAGAGATCGTCGACATTCACCGAAGGGGCGTGCATCCCTATTGCGAGAGTGGTTACGGCAACTGGCTCAAAAGGGTATTCAGCCGGTGGGGAAAATTAGCCAACTCTCTCAACTTGCTTCGCTACCAAAAAAGCTTTGGTTTACTATTTCGAATACAGAAAAGGCAGATTTTTCGCATGAAGTAAAATCTGCCATGGATGGTTGTTTGGCCTGTAAATCTTGCGCAGGACAATGCCCCATTAAAGTAGACGTGCCAAGTTTCCGTTCTAAATTTCTTTACTACTATCATCAGCGTTATTTAAGGCCAGCAAAAGACTACCTAGTGGCCAGCATGGAGTTTATTGCTCCTATCGCGGCAAAACTCCCTGCAGCCTACAACTTACTCACCCAGTCTGCTATCGGTAGTTATTTGCTTGAAAAATTGGGGTTGGTGCATTCTCCAGCGCTAAAACCACTAGCAATAGAGCCGATGCTAAAACAAAGCTTGGTTCAGCTTGCAACGCCTGCCAAATTAGCTGCGTTAAGTGATGCCCAAAAAGCAAATAGTGTCATCATTGTTCAGGACGTATTCACCCGCTATTTCGAGCCAAAAGTGCTACAAGATTTGATCTTGTTATTGAATCACTTAGGCATCACTCCATGGCTTGCTCCTTTGCTACCTAACGGAAAACCACTGCATGTACATGGTTTTCTGGGTTGGTTTGAAAAAGTAGCAAAGAAAAACCAGCAAAATTTAGCACCATTGGCAACATCTGGCGTCCCTCTGGTTGGGGTAGACCCATCCATGACGCTTACGTATCGCGGTGAATACGCAAAAACACTCGATGCCGAACAAGCAATCCAAGTGATGTTGGTGCAAGAATGGCTAAATGCGTGGTTAAAAAAGCAAACCAACTTACCGCAGGCCAAAGTATCGGCAACGCATTGGTTGTTATCCCATTGCAGCGAGAAAACCAGCCAGCCGCAAAGCCATCTCCAGTGGCAAAGCATTTATGAACAGCTTGGGGTCACACTCAAGCCTCTGCAAACAGGTTGTTGTGGCATGGCTGGTACATTTGGGCACGAAGCAAAGCACCGTGAAACTTCACAAGCCATTTATGCGCAAAGCTGGAAAAAAGTGGTTGAAGACGAAGCTAAGCGAGATCACTTAGTGGCAACCGGTTATTCATGCCGTTGTCAGGCAAAGTTAGAAAGCCAAACCGAATTACCTCATCCGGTTTCGGTACTAAAGACGGCGTTAGTTGGCTAG
- a CDS encoding GNAT family N-acetyltransferase, which yields MEIIQSLTLTEVASLLQISGLDASDISEEMLTHFYGVKENEELIAVVGLEMAMPFALVRSLAVSERLRNTYLASRLLEKVEQIAVELGVEALYLLTNTASQYFIHKGYELAERSDAPIGIQQTMQFRQLCPASAGLLKKVLS from the coding sequence ATGGAAATTATTCAATCTCTTACCTTAACTGAAGTTGCCTCTTTGCTTCAAATATCCGGCCTAGATGCGAGCGATATTAGCGAGGAAATGCTGACTCATTTCTATGGTGTTAAAGAAAACGAAGAATTGATTGCCGTGGTTGGCCTAGAAATGGCGATGCCTTTTGCGTTGGTCAGGTCTTTAGCCGTTTCAGAGCGTTTACGTAATACTTATTTAGCTAGTCGCCTGTTAGAAAAAGTAGAGCAAATTGCAGTAGAGCTTGGCGTTGAGGCGCTTTATTTGCTAACCAACACCGCTAGCCAATACTTCATTCATAAAGGTTACGAATTAGCAGAACGAAGTGATGCGCCCATTGGCATTCAGCAAACAATGCAATTTAGGCAACTCTGCCCAGCGAGTGCAGGATTGCTTAAGAAAGTATTATCTTGA